A single genomic interval of Aureliella helgolandensis harbors:
- a CDS encoding cytochrome c, with protein sequence MHPKLHCGHLFACLRYLCIAMGSLWLPTSSLWSQSTTKPLRSAPPNFESAQFDSVFYADPASMLRGELPQAQATRSVASGSPTSGNSAANNATPSSNAVDPQAWERLISPTAIEDLIKGSKLRLDKVVTTQPAFVAGGYAVARKEFSLQALLFAIIEKYPSEVRWKQSAPAARELMARVAANTKIGSQQVYSEAKNRMLDLGDLLSGTQLSYTAKSDVDWAQLIDRIPLMQLLEWAYQEHITTYSASPKAFEQDKELLQRYAELIAVLGKASLQEEMPDATDADYQEFAQQMIAAALEIQLAVKTGDAELARQASGRIGSSCTNCHDSFR encoded by the coding sequence ATGCATCCCAAGCTCCATTGTGGTCATCTGTTCGCGTGCCTCCGGTACCTCTGCATTGCCATGGGTAGCCTGTGGCTCCCCACATCCTCGCTCTGGAGTCAATCGACAACCAAGCCTTTGCGGAGCGCTCCACCGAATTTTGAAAGTGCTCAATTCGATTCCGTGTTCTATGCGGATCCTGCCAGCATGCTGCGCGGAGAGCTCCCGCAGGCTCAAGCGACTCGTAGCGTGGCCAGTGGCTCTCCCACTTCGGGGAACTCTGCAGCAAACAACGCAACGCCCTCCTCGAACGCCGTCGATCCGCAAGCTTGGGAGCGTCTGATCTCGCCAACGGCCATCGAAGATCTCATCAAGGGTTCAAAGTTGCGACTCGACAAGGTCGTTACTACCCAGCCGGCATTTGTTGCTGGGGGTTACGCAGTGGCTCGAAAGGAATTCTCGCTCCAAGCACTCCTGTTCGCCATCATCGAAAAATACCCGAGTGAAGTGCGCTGGAAGCAGAGTGCGCCAGCGGCGCGCGAGCTGATGGCCCGGGTTGCGGCCAATACCAAGATCGGATCTCAGCAGGTCTACAGTGAAGCCAAGAATCGGATGCTGGATTTGGGAGACTTGTTGAGCGGTACTCAATTGTCTTATACCGCCAAATCCGACGTCGATTGGGCACAGTTAATCGACCGCATCCCCCTGATGCAACTTTTGGAATGGGCCTACCAAGAGCATATCACAACCTACAGCGCCAGCCCCAAAGCGTTTGAACAGGACAAGGAATTGCTACAACGTTATGCCGAGCTAATAGCCGTCCTCGGCAAGGCCTCCTTGCAGGAGGAGATGCCGGATGCAACCGATGCAGATTATCAGGAATTTGCCCAGCAGATGATCGCTGCCGCGCTCGAGATTCAGTTGGCCGTCAAAACGGGGGATGCAGAATTAGCTCGACAAGCCAGCGGGCGTATTGGCAGCTCTTGCACCAACTGCCATGATAGTTTCCGTTAA
- a CDS encoding prolyl oligopeptidase family serine peptidase, giving the protein MTETEDPYLWLEDVTAEKSLEWVRARNEKTQTHLEARPEFADLNRDLLAILDSDERIPFVSKAGEYYYNFWRDKDHTRGIWRRTTLAEYRKASPAWELVLDLDALAEQEDENWVWDGAQILRPDLDLALIDLSRGGADASVTREFDLSKKSFVSDGFSRPEAKGGMDWIDRDTVFVFTDFGSGSMTSSGYPRIVKRWERGTPLDAASVVYEGTDADMYISASHDDSPGYERDFVSRTIAFYNNELYLRSDSGELTKVDAPNSASKSVHHQYLLLELRDAWTVNGQEFVPGSLLLTSFDDFMAGQREFEVLFEPTDNSSLASFSATRDFLVLNVLEDVKNRLYVMKPTAAGWQKSALRGAPQIGTVGVSAVDSDHSNAYWMTSSDYLTPTTLYYGELGEEPEQLKQLTPQFDATGLQVSQHFATSRDGTQVPYFMVSKENLERNGSQPTLLYGYGGFEISLTPGYNASVGRAWTTQGGVYVVANIRGGGEYGPRWHQAALKKNRLRAYEDFAAVAEDLIQQKITSTQHLGIQGGSNGGLLVGNMIALYPELFSAAVCQVPLLDMKRYHLLLAGASWMAEYGNPDADGEWDFIKTYSPYQNVDADTEYPAVLFTTSTRDDRVHPGHARKMMARMESQGHDVSYYENIEGGHGGAANNKQRAYMQSLAYTFLRERLFQE; this is encoded by the coding sequence GTGACTGAGACAGAAGATCCTTACCTTTGGCTGGAAGATGTAACCGCCGAAAAATCGCTGGAATGGGTGCGAGCCAGAAACGAGAAAACGCAGACACATTTGGAGGCGCGGCCGGAATTCGCAGACTTGAATCGCGATTTGTTGGCGATTCTGGATTCCGATGAGCGAATTCCCTTTGTCTCCAAAGCTGGTGAGTACTACTACAACTTTTGGCGGGATAAAGACCACACGCGAGGAATTTGGCGGCGCACCACCTTGGCAGAATACCGCAAGGCCAGTCCCGCATGGGAATTGGTTCTGGACCTCGACGCATTGGCAGAGCAGGAGGACGAAAATTGGGTGTGGGATGGGGCACAAATACTTCGCCCAGACCTCGACTTGGCGCTCATCGACTTGTCCCGTGGCGGCGCGGATGCGTCGGTCACGAGGGAGTTCGATCTAAGCAAGAAGTCATTTGTCAGCGACGGATTTTCGCGTCCCGAAGCCAAGGGGGGCATGGACTGGATCGACCGCGATACCGTCTTTGTGTTTACCGATTTCGGTAGCGGCTCAATGACTTCTTCAGGCTATCCACGCATTGTCAAACGCTGGGAACGCGGCACGCCTCTGGACGCAGCCAGCGTAGTCTATGAGGGGACGGATGCCGACATGTACATCTCGGCCAGCCACGACGACTCCCCAGGTTACGAGCGAGACTTCGTCAGTCGCACGATTGCCTTTTACAACAATGAGCTTTACCTCCGCAGCGACTCCGGGGAACTGACGAAGGTCGACGCGCCGAACAGCGCCAGCAAGAGTGTACACCACCAATATCTCCTGCTCGAATTGCGGGATGCTTGGACGGTGAATGGGCAGGAATTCGTGCCGGGCTCGCTGTTGCTGACTTCCTTCGACGACTTCATGGCTGGGCAGCGGGAGTTTGAAGTGCTATTTGAGCCGACCGACAATAGCTCGCTGGCCAGCTTTAGCGCTACTCGCGATTTCCTGGTCTTAAACGTTTTGGAAGATGTGAAGAATCGCCTGTACGTGATGAAGCCGACTGCAGCAGGATGGCAGAAGTCCGCTTTACGCGGTGCGCCGCAGATTGGAACCGTGGGCGTTAGCGCGGTTGATTCCGACCACTCGAATGCGTATTGGATGACGTCCAGCGACTACCTGACCCCGACGACCTTGTACTATGGAGAGTTGGGTGAAGAGCCAGAGCAACTCAAGCAACTCACTCCTCAATTTGATGCGACCGGGCTGCAGGTATCCCAACATTTTGCTACCAGTCGCGATGGCACCCAAGTTCCCTATTTTATGGTGTCGAAAGAGAATTTGGAGCGAAACGGTAGCCAGCCGACCTTGCTCTACGGTTACGGTGGATTCGAAATCTCACTGACTCCAGGCTACAACGCGAGTGTGGGACGCGCCTGGACAACGCAGGGCGGAGTCTATGTCGTCGCCAATATTCGTGGAGGTGGCGAGTACGGACCACGTTGGCATCAAGCGGCGCTTAAGAAGAATCGATTGCGAGCCTACGAAGATTTTGCTGCAGTGGCCGAAGATCTAATCCAGCAGAAAATCACGTCGACCCAGCATCTGGGAATTCAGGGTGGGTCCAATGGCGGCTTGCTCGTGGGAAATATGATTGCGCTCTACCCCGAGCTTTTTTCGGCAGCTGTGTGCCAAGTTCCGTTGCTGGACATGAAACGCTACCATTTGCTGCTGGCCGGAGCCAGTTGGATGGCCGAATATGGGAATCCTGATGCCGACGGGGAATGGGATTTTATTAAGACCTATTCTCCTTATCAAAACGTCGATGCCGACACTGAGTATCCGGCGGTTCTCTTCACCACGTCGACTCGGGACGATCGGGTGCACCCAGGCCACGCGCGGAAGATGATGGCACGCATGGAGTCGCAGGGCCATGACGTTTCTTACTACGAGAATATCGAAGGAGGTCATGGCGGCGCTGCAAACAACAAGCAACGGGCCTACATGCAGTCGCTGGCCTATACATTTTTGCGCGAACGACTCTTTCAAGAATAA
- a CDS encoding RNase H family protein — MVMAQPHFLLFCDTHLAQPSSYADSATPRRLGVGRWHFVLERLDGPERLEVADSETQVNGDRLALLSVVRGLEALEGPSQVTLVTTSRYVSRGLRYGLNTWRESDYTWERFGVQKPIRNADLWQRIDRAMEYHAIICRLIQSNVQAQSQTGPSVQEAAPAAGEVVVLGGDASQADARNSLPVQQAAARCYEPDTTRPALGTVAGQGRGAEAVPPREAERGRQISTLRNVTKNQDPWWQMAAPWIKWARGRMQPRPVFYGT, encoded by the coding sequence ATGGTAATGGCGCAACCGCATTTTTTATTGTTTTGTGATACGCATTTAGCACAGCCGTCATCCTATGCAGACTCCGCGACGCCACGTCGCCTGGGAGTGGGGCGATGGCACTTTGTGTTGGAGCGGCTGGATGGGCCAGAACGCTTGGAGGTGGCAGACAGTGAGACCCAAGTCAATGGAGACCGGTTGGCACTCCTTTCGGTGGTGCGTGGTTTGGAGGCTCTCGAAGGGCCGAGCCAAGTCACCTTAGTTACGACCAGTCGCTATGTGTCGCGGGGGCTAAGATACGGATTGAATACGTGGAGAGAGTCGGATTATACGTGGGAGCGATTTGGAGTGCAGAAGCCGATCCGCAATGCGGATTTGTGGCAACGCATTGATCGAGCCATGGAGTATCACGCGATTATTTGCCGACTGATTCAATCCAATGTGCAGGCTCAGTCGCAAACGGGTCCGTCGGTTCAAGAGGCCGCACCAGCCGCCGGGGAAGTAGTTGTGCTCGGAGGAGACGCGAGCCAAGCAGATGCACGCAATTCCCTACCTGTGCAACAGGCGGCAGCGCGGTGTTACGAACCGGATACGACCAGGCCTGCCCTGGGGACGGTGGCAGGGCAGGGCAGGGGGGCGGAGGCTGTTCCGCCGCGGGAGGCCGAGCGTGGGAGGCAGATCTCCACGCTCCGCAACGTGACGAAAAATCAAGATCCTTGGTGGCAGATGGCTGCACCATGGATCAAATGGGCGAGGGGGCGGATGCAGCCTCGACCAGTGTTTTATGGGACATAA
- the glgB gene encoding 1,4-alpha-glucan branching protein GlgB, giving the protein MRTQLSLQGVSRLVEGTLDNPAQLLGPHPVTYGDRQAISVRAFLPDSEQVWLVDHEHQDVRPMRRIHPSGFYEAIRPMDASNNRNYRLRVASKSGEIIEMHDPYAVEPLLTEFDLFLFGEGRNWQIYNKMGAHARQVDTVSGVNFAVWAPNAESVQVVGDFNHWEGSQHPMRKHIPAGVWELFVPNLKPGEKYKFRVKMEGGNTIDKTDPFGFYAELPPRTASIVTSLDEYTWQDEAWLDRRSSRDPLKDAMNIYELHLGSWKRDEAGHHGWMNYRKIAHELVDYCTDMGFTHVELMPISEHPFTGSWGYQTVGYYGITSRYGTAEDFMYFVDHCHQHGIGVILDWVPAHFPKDGHGLRRFDGSALYEHSDPRQGEHPDWGTMIFNYGRNEVRNFLISNALFLYDKYHIDGLRVDAVASMLYLDYSRNDGEWIPNEYGGRENLDALHMLREFNEQSHDQYPGVLTLAEESTAWPGVSRPVSTGGLGFSVKWNMGWMNDTLRYFRHEPIHRQYHHDELTFSLIYAFTENFTLPLSHDEVVHGKGSLISQMSGDLWQKFANLRLLYSYMWTHPGKKLLFMGSEFAQWHEWDYDSEIQWDLLKWDTHMGVKKMVSDLNHLVIREPALHQVDFTEEGFEWIDCMNAGDSVISYMRKAEDSDDFVIVACNFTPVVREGYRIGAPRAGRYREIFNSDSSYYSGSNIGNALGCVATKDGYHGRPASLSVNLPPLATVVLKPDWN; this is encoded by the coding sequence GTGCGAACTCAGCTTTCATTGCAAGGCGTAAGTCGCTTAGTAGAAGGAACTTTGGATAATCCGGCTCAATTGTTGGGGCCTCATCCCGTAACCTATGGGGATCGTCAAGCCATTTCGGTGCGAGCTTTTCTACCCGATAGCGAGCAAGTGTGGCTAGTGGACCATGAGCACCAGGATGTGCGACCGATGCGGCGCATCCACCCCTCCGGATTCTATGAAGCGATCCGGCCAATGGATGCTTCCAACAATAGAAATTACCGACTTCGAGTGGCCTCCAAGAGTGGCGAAATCATAGAAATGCACGATCCATACGCAGTTGAGCCGTTACTGACTGAATTCGATTTGTTCCTGTTTGGCGAGGGACGAAATTGGCAGATCTATAACAAAATGGGGGCGCATGCCCGCCAAGTGGATACCGTTTCTGGGGTGAATTTTGCCGTTTGGGCCCCCAATGCAGAGTCGGTGCAAGTCGTTGGCGATTTCAATCATTGGGAGGGCAGCCAGCACCCCATGCGGAAGCACATTCCGGCGGGTGTCTGGGAATTGTTTGTCCCCAATCTCAAACCGGGCGAAAAATACAAGTTCCGCGTAAAGATGGAAGGTGGTAACACGATCGATAAAACCGATCCATTTGGCTTTTACGCAGAATTGCCGCCTCGCACCGCCTCAATCGTCACATCGCTTGACGAGTACACGTGGCAAGACGAAGCGTGGCTTGATCGACGAAGTTCTCGCGATCCGTTGAAGGATGCGATGAATATCTACGAATTGCATCTGGGGAGCTGGAAGCGGGATGAGGCCGGACATCACGGCTGGATGAACTACCGCAAGATCGCTCATGAATTGGTGGACTACTGTACCGATATGGGGTTCACGCACGTCGAACTCATGCCGATCAGTGAACACCCCTTTACCGGCTCGTGGGGCTACCAAACCGTGGGTTATTACGGCATCACCAGCCGCTATGGTACGGCCGAAGACTTCATGTACTTCGTGGATCATTGCCACCAGCATGGAATTGGTGTCATCTTGGATTGGGTCCCAGCCCACTTCCCCAAAGACGGCCACGGGCTGCGACGCTTCGACGGTAGCGCGCTCTACGAACACTCCGATCCACGGCAGGGAGAGCATCCCGACTGGGGAACCATGATCTTCAATTATGGTCGGAATGAAGTGCGCAACTTCCTCATTTCCAATGCCTTGTTCCTGTATGACAAATATCATATCGATGGACTGCGCGTTGATGCTGTCGCTAGCATGCTCTATCTCGACTACAGTCGCAACGATGGAGAGTGGATTCCCAACGAGTATGGTGGGCGTGAAAACCTGGACGCGTTGCACATGTTGCGGGAGTTCAACGAGCAGTCGCATGACCAATACCCAGGGGTTCTGACATTGGCGGAAGAATCGACCGCCTGGCCGGGGGTGAGTCGTCCGGTCAGCACCGGTGGACTTGGGTTTTCGGTCAAGTGGAATATGGGGTGGATGAACGACACGTTGCGGTATTTCCGCCATGAGCCAATTCATCGGCAATACCACCACGACGAGCTGACTTTCAGCTTGATCTATGCCTTCACGGAAAACTTCACGCTGCCCCTGTCGCACGATGAAGTGGTGCACGGCAAGGGGTCGCTGATCAGCCAGATGTCGGGCGATCTGTGGCAGAAGTTCGCGAATTTGCGTTTGCTGTATTCCTACATGTGGACCCACCCTGGTAAGAAACTGCTGTTCATGGGAAGCGAATTCGCTCAGTGGCATGAATGGGATTACGATTCAGAGATCCAGTGGGACCTGCTGAAGTGGGATACGCACATGGGGGTCAAGAAAATGGTGAGCGATTTGAACCACTTGGTCATTCGTGAGCCAGCCCTGCACCAAGTCGATTTTACCGAAGAAGGGTTTGAGTGGATTGATTGCATGAACGCAGGCGACAGCGTGATTAGCTATATGCGAAAAGCGGAGGACTCTGACGACTTCGTCATCGTGGCTTGCAATTTCACTCCGGTTGTCCGTGAAGGCTATCGCATTGGAGCACCCCGAGCGGGTCGCTATCGCGAGATCTTCAATAGTGATTCCAGCTACTATTCGGGGAGCAATATCGGGAACGCACTTGGATGTGTGGCTACGAAAGACGGATACCATGGGCGCCCCGCTTCGCTATCCGTCAATCTTCCGCCACTGGCAACTGTAGTGCTCAAGCCCGATTGGAATTAG
- a CDS encoding magnesium transporter CorA family protein, with translation MPRSLIIPPNWQLPDALRKRVGNAAGRQRMMQHEQQLLIVAHLVPEPGEHSRRGVLFWRDGQAEWHASNGDPGKVAIDQLLGNYAKALEVFDGQEARAKRADEYVPILEGLAPLSRAVRNFSDVLQEARRAAPDCDQLIDARDRAYEIARTAELLYQDTKNSMDIAVVRRAEEQALASQRTTAAAHRLNTMAALFFPLATLGAIFGTTLTENWSWSFSSGPFILFLLSGLVAGVALAVFVNRPVKTNAD, from the coding sequence ATGCCCAGATCCCTAATCATTCCGCCAAATTGGCAATTGCCCGATGCACTGCGCAAGCGGGTCGGGAATGCCGCTGGACGGCAACGAATGATGCAGCATGAGCAGCAGCTATTGATCGTGGCTCACTTGGTTCCCGAACCAGGTGAGCACTCGCGGCGCGGAGTGTTGTTTTGGCGCGACGGGCAAGCGGAGTGGCACGCGAGCAATGGGGATCCCGGCAAGGTCGCTATTGACCAATTGCTGGGCAACTATGCGAAAGCCCTCGAGGTATTTGATGGCCAGGAGGCGCGGGCGAAGCGTGCCGATGAATATGTTCCAATCTTGGAGGGCCTGGCGCCCCTGTCGCGAGCGGTCCGAAATTTTTCGGACGTCTTGCAGGAGGCTCGACGTGCGGCCCCAGACTGTGATCAATTGATCGACGCGCGAGACCGGGCCTATGAGATCGCTCGGACTGCAGAACTGCTCTACCAAGACACCAAGAACTCCATGGATATTGCGGTGGTTCGTCGTGCGGAAGAGCAAGCCCTGGCCAGTCAGCGGACGACCGCTGCGGCGCACCGTTTGAACACCATGGCCGCCCTCTTCTTTCCCTTGGCCACGTTGGGCGCTATTTTTGGTACCACGTTGACCGAAAACTGGAGTTGGTCGTTTTCATCGGGCCCCTTCATTCTGTTCCTGTTGTCGGGGCTAGTCGCAGGTGTGGCTCTTGCTGTTTTTGTAAACCGGCCTGTTAAGACTAACGCGGACTAG
- a CDS encoding alpha/beta hydrolase-fold protein, which yields MQFKPSISSFSPWRKAATRYFLSCLVGAICWLPLAARAQEESYPVPPEVEQQEGVPTGKVEGPFDLTSELYPGTTRQYWVYVPAQYDAAKPACTMIVQDGLNRAKDWRIPQICDTLIHSQEMPITIGIFVTPGIVPASRENAQPRFNRSFEYDSLGDRYARFLLEELIPAVSKSYNLSTDPNDRMLAGASSGAICAFNAAWERPDAFRRVYSTIGTYVGLRGANEFPVLIRKLEPKPIRVFLQDGSHDLNIYAGDWWLSNQQMLSALTWAGYDVEHAWGEGGHNGKHSASITPQALRWLWRNYPDPVTVPKQVGTHRRIDVLVANSGWEQVTSGHESAASPTCNAEGELFFCDSTVGRIYRIGEDGKTRIFADQTGKLGALSFGPDGKLYATKDQKQIVRFDMDGKQSVLLADNPCQTLVALPEGVYFTDAVTPAIWFCSYSGSVQKALPLVEPVSAMAPTTDHAFMHLLSSQQQYTTHARIGTDGSLSHRQRYGYLHMPYMERDSGARAIAVDVESRALVATTLGIQVLDQLGRVNLILNRPSLDPINGMAFGGTARSTLYVAAGGSVYKRVLNTRGEGTSAQPVEPPKPGL from the coding sequence ATGCAATTTAAGCCCTCGATTTCGTCGTTTTCTCCATGGCGAAAAGCCGCTACTCGCTACTTCTTGTCCTGCTTGGTGGGAGCAATTTGTTGGCTTCCCTTAGCGGCCCGTGCGCAAGAGGAAAGCTACCCGGTCCCCCCCGAAGTCGAACAACAAGAGGGTGTACCCACTGGAAAGGTCGAGGGACCGTTCGACTTGACCAGCGAACTTTACCCGGGCACCACGCGACAGTATTGGGTGTACGTTCCGGCGCAGTACGATGCCGCCAAACCGGCATGCACCATGATTGTGCAAGATGGCTTGAACCGTGCCAAAGATTGGCGAATTCCACAGATCTGTGACACCCTGATTCACTCTCAGGAGATGCCGATCACGATCGGAATCTTCGTAACGCCGGGAATTGTTCCGGCCTCTCGTGAAAACGCCCAACCCAGATTCAACCGCAGTTTTGAGTACGATTCGCTCGGCGATCGCTATGCGAGGTTTTTACTGGAAGAACTGATTCCTGCAGTAAGCAAAAGCTACAACTTGAGCACCGATCCCAACGACCGCATGTTGGCGGGTGCGAGTTCGGGGGCTATTTGTGCTTTCAACGCTGCGTGGGAGCGTCCCGACGCGTTTCGCCGAGTTTATAGCACGATTGGTACCTACGTTGGCCTGCGTGGAGCCAACGAATTTCCCGTGCTGATTCGCAAGCTGGAACCCAAACCCATTCGCGTGTTTCTGCAAGACGGAAGCCACGATTTGAACATCTATGCTGGTGACTGGTGGCTCTCTAACCAGCAAATGTTGTCCGCTCTGACGTGGGCGGGCTATGATGTCGAACATGCATGGGGTGAGGGAGGACACAACGGAAAACACAGTGCATCCATTACTCCTCAGGCACTGAGATGGCTATGGCGCAATTATCCCGATCCCGTAACTGTCCCCAAGCAAGTGGGCACGCATCGCCGCATCGATGTTCTCGTGGCGAATTCGGGCTGGGAACAAGTGACATCGGGCCACGAATCAGCGGCTTCTCCCACCTGCAATGCTGAGGGAGAGCTGTTTTTCTGCGACTCCACGGTGGGGCGTATTTACCGAATTGGCGAAGATGGCAAGACTCGCATTTTTGCGGATCAAACCGGCAAGCTGGGAGCTCTTTCCTTTGGCCCAGATGGCAAGTTGTACGCCACCAAGGATCAAAAGCAAATTGTGCGATTCGATATGGACGGCAAGCAGTCTGTATTGCTGGCCGACAACCCCTGCCAAACGCTAGTGGCTCTACCTGAAGGGGTTTACTTTACCGACGCGGTCACGCCAGCGATCTGGTTCTGTTCCTACTCGGGGAGTGTTCAGAAGGCGTTGCCGCTTGTGGAACCGGTGTCGGCCATGGCCCCGACCACCGATCATGCATTCATGCACTTGCTTTCCTCTCAACAGCAGTACACGACCCACGCTCGGATTGGTACCGATGGCTCCCTGTCCCATCGCCAGCGATACGGGTATTTGCACATGCCCTACATGGAGCGCGATAGCGGTGCTCGAGCGATTGCCGTTGACGTGGAGAGCCGTGCTTTAGTGGCAACGACGCTCGGCATTCAAGTCCTTGACCAGTTGGGGAGAGTCAACTTGATCCTGAACAGACCTTCGCTCGATCCAATCAATGGCATGGCCTTTGGTGGGACGGCTCGGTCCACCTTGTACGTCGCTGCTGGTGGAAGTGTCTACAAACGAGTGCTGAACACCCGTGGGGAAGGAACTTCGGCTCAACCCGTGGAACCTCCCAAACCTGGACTGTGA
- a CDS encoding DUF4339 domain-containing protein: MGIRFQCHHCEQELHVKDFQAGKRGKCPKCHGKFRVPLQDHPSSLPLEEPRAPSLQTQAASTSQPAPTGASVEPSPVPGAASSQAPTDNSSAPQISTAEVAHEQPPVPTPSSASGENSTATLAPPTPPPPAAPLTPSALQENPTASWFIRPESGGQFGPADQSTMLQWLTENRISPGALVWREGWQDWQPASGVLADYFASIPAFQTSTNGGVPASTSSAQSAPPPSSPVVGGSGEMKQLKRRNKKRQNYKIMIISLIVIAVVLVTALITVLVLQGSGS; encoded by the coding sequence GTGGGTATTCGTTTCCAGTGCCATCACTGCGAACAGGAACTGCACGTCAAAGATTTCCAAGCTGGCAAACGGGGTAAATGTCCGAAATGCCACGGTAAATTCCGTGTTCCACTTCAGGACCACCCGAGTTCTTTACCGCTGGAAGAACCGCGCGCACCCTCATTGCAAACGCAGGCTGCATCCACCTCGCAGCCGGCCCCGACCGGAGCCTCCGTAGAACCGAGTCCCGTTCCCGGTGCTGCGAGCTCTCAGGCCCCCACCGACAACTCCTCGGCACCACAAATCTCCACGGCAGAGGTAGCGCATGAACAACCACCGGTCCCAACGCCTTCTTCCGCCTCAGGGGAAAACTCAACAGCGACTCTAGCCCCCCCAACACCTCCACCTCCCGCCGCCCCTCTAACCCCCAGTGCATTGCAGGAAAACCCAACGGCCAGTTGGTTTATACGCCCTGAATCTGGCGGACAATTTGGCCCCGCCGATCAATCGACGATGCTGCAATGGCTGACCGAGAATCGCATCAGTCCCGGCGCACTGGTATGGCGTGAGGGCTGGCAGGATTGGCAACCTGCCTCCGGCGTATTGGCAGACTACTTTGCAAGTATCCCTGCATTCCAAACATCCACCAATGGCGGTGTCCCAGCCTCGACCTCCTCCGCGCAAAGCGCCCCTCCGCCCAGTTCGCCGGTGGTCGGTGGTAGCGGAGAGATGAAGCAGTTGAAACGGCGAAACAAGAAACGCCAGAACTACAAGATCATGATCATCAGCTTGATCGTCATCGCCGTTGTGTTGGTGACCGCATTAATTACCGTCTTAGTCTTGCAGGGAAGCGGCAGCTAG
- a CDS encoding sensor histidine kinase, with product MQSMTNTPNAVPHQASIGPVQTGGNQSADVIQALQAQLEHSQRMAALGELTSTTTHEFNNLLMTILNYAKVGMRNQDNASRDKAFQRIYDAATRAAKVTNSVLSMARSRSGAHEPTCLKQLIEDTLLLLEREFRKFRIALDVSLEDVPAVLGSASDLQRVIVNLLVNARQATPEQGQVRVSLTTDPATNEVLMTIRDTGTGIPPQVLPKIFEPFFSTKLGPDSTGKGGTGVGLSSCKETIDAHKGRIRVESTVGKGTAFMIRLPATDQPAPKRASLLT from the coding sequence ATGCAATCGATGACGAACACGCCCAACGCCGTACCTCATCAAGCATCCATTGGGCCGGTCCAAACCGGTGGGAACCAGTCTGCGGACGTCATTCAAGCGTTGCAGGCTCAACTCGAGCATTCGCAGCGGATGGCCGCGTTGGGCGAACTCACGAGCACCACGACTCACGAATTCAATAATCTCTTGATGACCATCTTGAACTATGCCAAAGTTGGGATGCGAAACCAAGACAATGCCTCTCGCGATAAAGCCTTTCAGCGAATCTACGATGCGGCAACCCGCGCCGCCAAAGTGACCAACAGTGTATTGTCGATGGCCCGCAGTCGCAGCGGTGCTCACGAGCCGACCTGCCTGAAGCAACTCATCGAAGACACCCTACTGCTGTTGGAGCGTGAATTCCGCAAGTTTCGCATCGCATTGGATGTTTCCTTGGAGGACGTCCCCGCCGTCTTGGGCTCGGCTAGCGACCTGCAACGCGTCATTGTCAACCTACTAGTCAACGCCCGGCAGGCCACCCCCGAACAGGGACAGGTCCGCGTCTCTCTCACAACGGATCCCGCCACGAACGAAGTGCTAATGACGATTCGGGACACTGGCACAGGCATTCCTCCTCAGGTCCTCCCCAAGATCTTTGAGCCTTTTTTCAGCACTAAATTGGGACCAGATTCAACCGGCAAAGGCGGTACCGGTGTGGGACTTTCGAGCTGCAAGGAAACGATCGACGCGCACAAGGGTAGAATTCGCGTGGAAAGTACCGTTGGCAAGGGTACCGCGTTCATGATTCGTCTCCCAGCCACCGACCAACCCGCTCCCAAGCGAGCTTCCCTGCTGACCTAA